In Lolium perenne isolate Kyuss_39 chromosome 5, Kyuss_2.0, whole genome shotgun sequence, the sequence TACTGCTACCTTAAGTTGCAGTGGCGCATCTATACGTAGTGGTAAGTGTGAAGGTGGGTTATAGTTGGGGCCTCAAGTTACCAGGGCACCACTGAATTAGCTAAATCACAAAAATATTGATGAACTACAAATACTCAAAGTTGTTTTCATTTAGCTCGTGTAAGTCAGTTCGTGGTGATGGTCAGCGTGCACTTGTGCCACCAAAACCGTCTGATCTGGTATCAAAGGCTGAGATTGAGGTGGTTTGCCCATGAGTCACTTAACTAGCTTCTTGCAAAAATACCTTGCGTTTCAGTGTCACATAAGTGCCACTATAGTCAGTGTTTCTAGCGGTAAAGGACACTTTCAGAATGTCTTTACATTTGATAAGGTATTTTGTAGGGGCACTACACATTGTTCATGTATTCTATAAGACATTAATATAGATATTTCGTTATGTTATCATTCTCTAGCATAGAAAAACAATTATAAAACGTTGGAAGCAATCTTTGAACTTCTAGATCTTAAGGAAAATTTTATAATCGTCTAACCACTTAAACTCACACAACATCTTGCTAATACGCCTAGAGAAAATCTTATCACTACTATGTTCAATGCCTCAAAATTATATAAAATGCCTCTACAGAATATAAATAGTGTCTCAAACCGTGTCTCTAGCTACAATATGAGGTCACTTTAGGAAATGTCTTAAAAATGACTCTATATGATTTCTTTCATCAATTTATTAAGTGTCTCATAGAATGCCTTTAAACACACATTTGATAGTCACGTATAAAAATATCTCAACTAGTGTTTCTATAGTAAGACACTTTTGGCGTCTAAAAGAAGTGTGTCTACATCAAGAAAATTGACTCTATATGATTATTTAACAATTTGATAGAGGCAAATCATAAAGTGACTCTAGAGAAGTGTCTCCATAAGAAGTTTATGTTGTAGTGGCACTCCCATATCAAATGTCTCCCTTCTTCACCACCGAGCATTATTGTTCAATTTCCCTGTCACCGACAACCTCCACCATTTCTATGAAAAACCTGCACGGATTCCttccttctctatcaactcttgtgCAAAATCTTGTTATCAAAACAACCACTGAAGGAGATGGTCAAGGACATAGAGTAGGTGTTGAACTCTTTCTCATGCACACATGTGGTTGCTACTTATTTAAGGGAATGGTACAACCCAACAGCCTAACCGGATGCATGGGATAATTTCCCCTATGCTTGTATCATGTAGTCGCAGATATGGTTGTCCTCGGTAAGATCCTATGGATTTTGTGCAGACACCTCAACTTATGTTCCCGTTCTTTGTCGCACCGTCAACTACCTCGTGCCACTCTATCCTTTATCGTCCTAGTCTCTCTTACTCATAATTCTATTGTAATAAGTCCATCGGTTCATAATGAGCTCTATACACAAAGATGTATATCTACCGTGTAATTCCATTCTGCCCATCAATTTTGGGTTGTGTTAACTGTAACTCTTCAAATTTATCACAAATGTTTGATGGTTCAAAAATTAATTTAACCCCTAGCTTCAACTTATTGTTCCACACAACTCTCATGATATAAAATTCTATATTTCAATGATTATAGAAAAAATGGTTACAGTTTTTCTGCGAGTGTTGTGAGGTAGACCAAATAGTAGGTAAGTTCACAATGTCAAAAGAGGTCAGAACAACCATCACCATGCACACAACCAAACATGCACACTTTGCATCATGGGAGCACACTGATGCAACCAAACATTGAGCTTACCTTTTTGCTCTCATGGAAGGCAAGGAAATACGGGAAGCCAAAATATGCATAACGTGGCTCTGAGTCTGCATGCAACAAAAGAGCCTCCCAGACCATGTTTCAAGCATGTGAGAAATCAACCCAGGTAACACAAGCACTTGTGGGTATGCAAAGTAGCTCATGATGTTTGGAACTTAGCAATGCCTATCTCATTCTTTGCAGGAGTTTGTAGGTAATCCTTGATGAAATTCTTCTGTACCATGAAATTATCTCCAGATTTGTGATTCAATATCCagattatttcttcatatgcatgCATCAGTCTATGTTACTCTCACTAGTCAATCTAGGTCTTTTTCCGAAATGGAGGGTGTACCCCTATCCTTTGCATCAAAATGATACCCACAATTTTTTTATTCATTAATTCATTGAAGGCTTACAAGAAAAATACATCAAAATATCATATGCCTCGACCTCCCACCAACGCGCATTATCTAAAATCGGCTCACTGGCCCAACATACTCTTAGTATGCACCTCATGCACACAATACATAAGCGGCCACCACCGTCTTTCGCAAAGCCATCTTCAAAACCAGGAGGGACGGAGCCAGCTTCGCAtgttgagggggggggggggggggggcaaaataGACTGAATTAGTGTGTAAACTTGATGAGGGGGCGGATTCGACTAAATCAGTGAGAAAGTAGGGTTCTGATGACTAGTGTTCTTCACAAAATCTCAATCATGGGGGTGGTTGAGCCCCCCCCCCTCGTCCCTCCTTGTCTATGTGCCTGAAAACCAGGATCTCTGTATTGACCTTGTGAGACCTTCTGGCGATGCTACCACAACACCAGACAGCGCTACCCCCTGCGCATGTGCAACATCACGCGTCCGCTGTCAACACCCCGCTGCCAAGCCGCATCGTCGTTGAAGTGCTAGAAAGAACACCACTCCACCAAGAACCCGTCCATTGGTCCCTCGTTGCGATGCACACCTCCAAGATTGATGTCCTCAAGGGGAGAACGACGTAGGAACGCCGCCATAATCCGATCCATGGATCTGGGCTTTCCCTCAGAGGGTAGCAGAAGGAGTTGAGAGCTACGCCTCAATGATTCATTCAAGAACGCACGAGACGTCGCCATAACCGGCTTTGGCAAAGGCCAAAACCTCAATGATGCATTTAAGAACGCACGAGATGCCCCCAAGCACCACCCGATCACCGCATCCCGCCGATGGCGATCTGCGAGAAGATTTGTCGCACCACATCCACTTTCCGCTACGTCGCGGCCATAGCCGCTCCGTGTGATGCTTGGATCCGTGCCACGCCCAACCCTAAGACGCCAACCCCCGCCAAGATCATGGACGAGAGGACGAAGAGGATCTCGTCGCCGTCACCAGTCGTGCCCTATGGCGGCGGCAagggaggagggggaggggaTGGGTGTTGGTGCCGGGGAGGGGTTAGAGTTTCCTACCGGTCGCCTAGAGGGGGCAACACGAGAGGGAGAAGACGTGAGAGGTGACTCCACTACAGGTAAAACCACTAGTCAGGTAGATTATGGTCCTTTGTAAAAGTGGATCTCCTGAAAGGAGAAAAAAGGTCAACATAACTTCTATCTTCTGAGTTTGTATGTCAATCGACCTTCCAAGTTGCAAGTCATTGATCTTCCTTTACCGTTGGATCGTTCCTTGTGGGACCTCTTAGAAAGTTCTAACTAACTCTATCCTGCAATCCTGTTGATGATGTTGTTGACCGCTTGACCTAATCTTCTTAGCCTTTTTAGCTGGCGATCTTCCTTTCTTCTTCAGAAGGAAGATGCTTGTCAAGTCTATTTAGTGATGATCTGAAGGTGTGACAGGATCAAGCTTGCAATTGCAAGTATCATATGTCTTGGCCAAGAAAGCATAAGGTAAGAAAATTTTCTAATATGACAGCACCATGCATTAATTTCGGCAATATACATCGCTATGTCACATCACAATGCATTTCCATGCCCTGCTACCGAAAATATGTGAGCTCATGCATACATAAATATATGACAATGACTTGGTACATGGCATATAATTATTTAGTGTCACGAGGCATTAGGATCTTCACACTTAAGTGCACGACAAATGGCGCGAAAGACACAGTGACTATTTCACACGACTCCAGCTTACCCCACTAAGATTAGAAGTGCCCTCCACCGCAAAGAGAGAAAAGTACCAGAGGTGCTTTACAATTTTATACTATTAACAGACAACAGGAGAGCCAAATGGCACAAGATTACCCATGGATTGATAAGCAGAATACGACCTCTGTAATCTCCCCAAGTGGCAACCAATCAAGTAATTACTTTTCGGGTTCAGCCAAGCAATAAACTAGTCACTTGTAAAGGAATCATAATAGTTGCAACACGAGAAAACTCCATTGAATCCGTCAGCAATCGAGACATACAAACGAATGATACCTTCAGCATCTTCGTTTAGCCTGGATTATTTTTATGGGGTTATTTTGGCACCGGTTGTCATCATATATTCGTTCAACTGACGCAGGCAAATCTTTGTTAGGTAGTACACTCTGGTGCATTTGAGAGACACATGAAGACAAGAAGGGGAAAACAAAGGAGCACTTAACTAGGCTGAACAAACCAGTATAGTTCTGATCAACGCCAGTGTATGAATGTGAGTATCCGAGTATGAGATTGTCAAATGACCTAAGCATATAACTGGGTCACGAATATAGGAGTAAAATATCACATCATGATCGATTCCACACGATTGCAGACTTCTGCGCTTAGAAAAACTCAACCTTCGACGTCCAAGTTCACATGTTCAGAAAAACTAGCTTGCTACTGCTAACACTACTCCAAGTGGCAAACAATCTTATCATCCACCAATCATATGGAGTAACACAACATCCATATAAACACAAAGTTAGAAGAAAGAGCAGGTTGCACGGAACCGTCAAGTCCCGCAACTTGCATCGTCGGCCGGTTCATAAATTTGCGTATGCCATCCCAATGTAAAAAAATGTGTTGTTCATATTAGAAAAGTGGGCACAAAATCTGATACAAAAAATATGAACAAACTCCTCGTGTGAAAATGTACAACAAATAGAATACAGTGGTTTATGTTCTAACTTCTAAGTTCTGCTTTACCGGTGTAACAACACAAGAAGGAGCACACCTGTACTGTTATGTACATGGCCAACAAAATCAAACAAAACATCACACCGTGGGAGACAGAGCGCACCTATCACTTGTCTGTGTCTAAATGGAAGACAGGAGTGGTGCCGTACGTTCGTCGTAGTCGTAGCCTGAAGATCGTTGGATAGGCTTCAGTGCCGGGTCAGTGTATGCTGTTTCAAGACTCCTGAAGAACTCTGACATCTCTGGTTTGCTTTCTTCTTGTTTATCTTTGTTTACCAGTGACTGCATGAACAAAAGTTAGACATGAAGAGTTTATGTCACAGAATTGATATCCAGAGAATCAGAATGAGAAAGGAGTTACTGTTGCTGCTAAGGAAAAACAGATGCAAAAAATAGAATGTCCTACAACGCATGTACAGCAAGAGAGAAGCTACCAGAAAATGTACCTCAGTAGAGTATGCTTCGAAGATGGGAAAAAACCGGTTTCCACAGTACGAATTGAACAGAAGTGTGAGGAACGGTAGAGGCACCAGCAGGCTTGCACCAATTGGAAAATTCTTTATTCCAAGTACTCCAATTGAAATCAAATGCATCAGCACAAGAGAGAATATGTTCGCATTGTGTACAATGGGccaaaatcttccaccggtatcaTACTTGGGTGCATATACATTACAAAGCTGCATTTGTGGTGGCAAAGTTACAGACTGCAGATAGTAACTAATGAACAATAAAGGTAAGCACATGCAAATTGTACCATCAAGTTTATAAAGCTGGAGCAAATAAAGTATTTCACCACTTCAGACAAACTTAGCCAGCAGGAAAAGACAATTACATGTGGAATATGTGTCTTCCACTATGCTATTTCAACACTGCAAAATAATTGTATGGTACAGTCACACTCCTCAGAACAGGTATACCACCTGATATACTACTGTCAGCTTCCCAGAGTATTGAAGTATTGTTCAATCAACTAAGAATGAATACTTACACATGAACAACCTTTATTTTTCACAATAATATAAACTAGTTTACATAGTTTCAAGACACATCAGGGTTCCATGTTTTTCAGGAAGGGTCTTATTAAATTCCACCACTAGATGGTATAGTTCATCACAGAAAGTAACTTTTTGGTTATGTCGAACACATATTAAAAGAAAACAAGTCTAGTATTATATGCCTTAACACCACAGCAGCTTGATTTTATCTAGATATTAATGGCAACAGCAATGAACCAACCAACAGGTGGCCAAATTCAAGAAATATCTATCTGAACTTTCTCAAATTGGTAGTTCACTGCCCAAAATTTTGAAGGACCTAGATATTAGCCTCcaaatttcatccttcatgcacaaGGAGATCACACTACCATGTGTAGCATCAACAGGAAGCTTAAAAGAACGAGTAATAATCTATTGTGTTTTCACCTGATTACGAAATATGAAGTAGCCAAGGCAGAAGTAAACCAATATAAATGGGAGAATAAGTGGAGCTACAATGAGGTATGTGAGCCCAAGAAGTCCAAACAACAGAATCTTAGGAATTTCGCTATGGTATTTCATCGATTGAGTTTCTGGGTCATCCCTCTTGCAACACTTTGCACAGCTCTCCCATAAGTGGTACAAAAGAGCAGAAGTCTGAGTGATTTCTGATGTTATAGTTGTCCACGAAGTCACCACATATGCAATAAAGAAAGATGCCTGCAGAATAATCATGAAACCAATCATTATTTAGCGACGCACAAGCTATGGCAGGGACTAATACCATAGGAGACAGATGCAAATTGTTTAAGCAGGTTTTATTCAAGTGGACAAGTAGTCACAGCAATACAGAAGAAGGATGGCAACAAAGAACATTTACAGAGGCTAAGTTGGAAAACTCTTATTAGAGGTATTGATTTCAGAAACAAAGGACagaatagtgtcaatataactgcATAAGTATAGCACGCATTCCAACAGAAAGGTTTACTATCCGTGTTATATGAAGCTTAGAAAAGGACACACGTTTTCTGAAGCAACCTGTGGTAACTTTCTTGTAGTATACACCAAACGATTTACTAAACTTGCCATGGTGAAGAGAACAACAAAACAAATGCCCTACCTGTGCAGGTACAAGAATCGCAAGCTTTGAAGGTATTTCCTTTGGATCAAGGAATATATCGAGTTGGCGATAGGCTGTGCCAGTAAGAATATTGGAAAAGAACACAGTCCATATTGTAAACCGGAGCATTTTGTTGCAAGCGCTTCTCTCGATCCCACTGACAGAAGCAAATCCTTGCATGGCCGAAAATTTCTTCATTAATTTGGGCACACATGAGGAAACAAATTGAAGAATAACACTGGGAAGATACCCAGTAACCAATTGGCTGATAATGGCTCTGGAAAGATCAAAGAAGACAATGGTCACGTAAAAAGCCATTCTGATGTGCCATACATTAGATAAACAAATCCAGACTAATAAGACTGACTAGCACCAGCATCTTTGATTCAGCATCTGAGCATACATGCCTGACTAGTTCTTTCCAAACAATAATAATAAAACAACAACAGGAAAACGTATATAATCTATGAACTGAAACTAACATTTCGAGTATGTTCTTCAGGAAGGGCAACCATGCCTCGAGTTGTTCCATATAAGTGAGTCCTTGAATAAATGCCACAACTATGAGAAACACGATTATCAGGAGAACTGAAGCTACAAATACTATAAACTTGGATATCCATCTTTCCATGAATGTTGTAGAAAAGTTAGGCCAATAAACATCATGAGGATCAGGAGCATGCTCAGTTTGCCACTCAGTTGGATTGTCTGACTGTCTGATGTAAATTGCATTTGCAGCAGCATATCGAGATTTGAATGAAACAAAAGCAGCGGAAATTTCCTGAAGATTAAAACAGTAAGTGAATATTAATATGTTTGTATTTCATCGGAACAAAAGGCAAACTAGTAGGATAAAAAAAATTCACAATCATACTTAACTTGACGAAGACCAAATAAGCATATACACATACGTACCTGTCTCCTAGTAGCTTCAGATTGTTCCATTCTAACATTTTCCTCTAGGTTTTCGAGCTTTTTCTGATATTTCCCAAGAACATTACTTCTCCCAAATAGTCCAAGAAACTTTTTTGGAGGTTCTTCACTAGGAGATTGATATGGTGCATATTTTAGGTTCTTTAGCTTTCTCCAGATAATCTCGGTGTCATTCTGGACAGAAATCAAACAGTCAGAAGTCTCGAAACAGGAGATTGCATTCAAGAAGCTACAATGCAGTATTCCTTATGAAGTTTAGAAAAGCAAACAAACGAGTGTACCATTACTTTCAGATGGATCTAGGGGAGTTGAGGATACTTTTGTTCACGTAAAAATAAACTCTGTTAAGGTTAGAAGTATGAGGATAAGAAACAATAGTTGTAATCAGTATAACTGTGACAATTTCATGGCCTGAATTTATTTTTGTATATTCCTAAAACACTTCAGTGAACAGACATGCCATCCAATATACAGTTTTTATAATAAATCCATGCAAAAAAAGGGTTAGAACATTGGCTGTCAGAAGTAAGAACAGTGCGTGTACAataaacttgtgaaaataattatgtcCAAGAAAGTTGACCTGTCCAAATATTGCATAATGAATTTACTACATATATTATCTTGTAAAAAATACTAATTCAAATAGAGTTGACATACTTATAAAGTCAATGAAACACTACTAATAAAGTCAGAAGGCAGAGGTTGATCATCACTGGGATGAAAAATACAGGTCTTACAAAGTCATGGTAATATCTGTCATGCAACTATATTCCCCAGCAACCCATATGACATGTAAGAAGTCAATAGATAGCCCACATAATGGTTTCACTAAGATCACTGAGGATTCATGAGTATCTATTCGTAAATTATGCAATACAAACGTATCAGAGAACTGTATCTTACAACAAGGCGACGGAGTTTGCCAGTCTGATGAACAACATTGCCTGACAAGTAGGTGGATGAATGGTACTGCTTGAAGAACTTATCAACAGCTTCACTCACAGAACCACCATCGGTTCTAGGGATAGCTCGAACAAGAACTGTGAAATGCTGGGGTAGTGGCTTTGACGTCATAAAATATTCGAGCCTCTTACCAGCAATATATTTGTAGTCCTGCAAAGGCAAAACATACAAAAATATTGCATACGTAGAGATGTGAAACCAAACAAACACCAAAAACACTTCACAAACAAAGCCATAATAAATAGATGCCAGATTCAACACGCATGTATTAATTATAAAGAGATGCTGTATTCAGTTCAACTGATTCACTGATACACAGGGAATCAGGTTACCAATATAGAAAAGCAAATGCAAAATTAAAAAGGAAGTAACATAAACTAAGTAAAACGTTGAAATTACTTACATGATACAGCAGGTAGCATGCAACTCCAGTTATGATATACACAGCAGAAAAATGAAGCCACAATCTGTGAACCACGTTACCGAGTGTAATTAGCAGGACTTCTAGCTCAGTAAGGAATATGATTTCAAACAGAAATATGAAACTAGAATCCAACAAAATGGTTTGCATCAGCAAGAAGCCACGGATAATGCCACAACGTGCAAGTGTTGTTCCACATCAATACATCATTGTAATCAAATCCTTAAGTACTGAATATTGATAACGACATCTTTTGTTTGGTTTCTTGAACAGAGCTGTAGCATGTTCTATGAATCTACAGATGAGCACCATATACAGCAACATAGGCTGATACGAATAAATAGCAGCAGGTATCTGAATTCTGGAATAGCTGAACAACCCTAATacgacaaaaatagaaacaaaaaaGTTACTACATCACATGACATGGAGTTTGACCATCAAGCTTATCAACAGTAGAAAGGCCCTGGTCTCAAAAATCACTAGAAAAGCCCTCGGAAAAAAGTGACTCCTCAACAATTTCACATATTAAGAATCCTATTATTAGAACGAACTTATTTACAAAAGTAACTAGAATTAGCTACGGAGTAGTAACATTTACTAACCTGTTAAATTGAATAGCCAAATAAATTATGTAAAACAACCCAAATAAACAAGTGCTGTAAATTACGaaaagtagcattaggagttgaaAATATGTTACTTATTGGATTTGTCCTTGACGTTGGAGATGC encodes:
- the LOC127298459 gene encoding CSC1-like protein HYP1 encodes the protein MIVSALATAVGINLGLTVLLISAFSLLRRRPPFVSVYSPRRPYAPLESWIAAAWRLSEDDVHAAAGLDGVVFVRIIVFSIRVSAVAAVLGVGVLLPVNFMGDQLSLIDFADLSNKSVDLFSISNVKDKSNKLWLHFSAVYIITGVACYLLYHDYKYIAGKRLEYFMTSKPLPQHFTVLVRAIPRTDGGSVSEAVDKFFKQYHSSTYLSGNVVHQTGKLRRLVNDTEIIWRKLKNLKYAPYQSPSEEPPKKFLGLFGRSNVLGKYQKKLENLEENVRMEQSEATRRQEISAAFVSFKSRYAAANAIYIRQSDNPTEWQTEHAPDPHDVYWPNFSTTFMERWISKFIVFVASVLLIIVFLIVVAFIQGLTYMEQLEAWLPFLKNILEIAIISQLVTGYLPSVILQFVSSCVPKLMKKFSAMQGFASVSGIERSACNKMLRFTIWTVFFSNILTGTAYRQLDIFLDPKEIPSKLAILVPAQASFFIAYVVTSWTTITSEITQTSALLYHLWESCAKCCKRDDPETQSMKYHSEIPKILLFGLLGLTYLIVAPLILPFILVYFCLGYFIFRNQLCNVYAPKYDTGGRFWPIVHNANIFSLVLMHLISIGVLGIKNFPIGASLLVPLPFLTLLFNSYCGNRFFPIFEAYSTESLVNKDKQEESKPEMSEFFRSLETAYTDPALKPIQRSSGYDYDERTAPLLSSI